A genomic region of Trifolium pratense cultivar HEN17-A07 linkage group LG3, ARS_RC_1.1, whole genome shotgun sequence contains the following coding sequences:
- the LOC123917710 gene encoding uncharacterized protein LOC123917710, with protein sequence MNIMSTNQCGWPLRIQDHPDKGNINKAPFSGYHSPSKGLDFLNVAHHKCRHSVRKCRPIFSSTVNDSINPYDSDDSNKNKSQNDDEIKGGVNSEMLRESLEKIVGTDDSRFSGFDLATLIRKKYGKSYDVQLIKKEFMGRNLLAMNVMWKYAEQRSFPLTEEEYILRLDDVANSLKCWGAVSHIRNSLAKSKERPRIGKAVSIFIDMDESGARANEWIYK encoded by the exons ATGAACATTATGTCCACCAACCAGTGTGGTTGGCCACTGAGAATTCAAGATCATCCTGACAAAGGAAATATTAATAAGGCTCCATTTTCAGGATATCATTCTCCCTCAAAAGGATTGGACTTCCTTAATGTTGCTCATCATAAATGTCGCCATAGTGTCAGAAAATGTAGGCCTATTTTTTCGAGTACAGTGAATGACAGTATCAATCCATATGATTCAGATGACAGTAACAAGAACAAATCTCAGAATGATGATGAAATCAAAGGAGGG GTGAATAGCGAAATGCTCAGAGAGAGTCTCGAGAAAATAGTCGGTACAGATGATTCCAGGTTTAGTGGATTTGACCTTGCTACCCTTATCAGGAAAAAATATGGGAAATCTTATGATGTCCAGTTGATTAAGAAG GAATTCATGGGAAGAAATCTCCTTGCTATGAATGTCATGTGGAAGTACGCGGAGCAG AGATCATTCCCATTGACTGAAGAAGAGTATATTTTGAGACTTGATGATGTTGCAAACTCATTAAAATGTTGGGGAGCTGTCTCACATATTCGGAACAGCTTAGCGAAGTCGAAAGAACGACCTCGGATAGGGAAG GCTGTAAGCATTTTTATAGATATGGATGAGTCAGGTGCACGTGCAAACGAGTGGATCTACAAATAG
- the LOC123917709 gene encoding uncharacterized protein LOC123917709 isoform X1, producing the protein MVVIMQEQHQHHHHHHKQQQQQQNPSALSPQLTTNHQSSTTVTSLRSPSSVTTSLCSPLHIASHRQPLLPAPVAVVLPSGEPVSTAPVNFQLTRVRLSDIGPYDGAPTGTYVRAMETLCSSLLKYNAALIELGSEDTALMRCGLEGARLFFRSRAHLGVGKGSRGVYMYRAGRALEDWDSSPPCMADIFRCMGKASRVALSAIARHLRLRSDVFNHLLDDAPLPANEVSSSVLVGTYSHASLQNGKGAIGGGKPTVNGEVEKGLLTLISSDTPGLQVCDPNGRWYLADGGSGPGDLLLITGRVLSHATAGLHPAASYRASPDCFMSPNSGGRTSLAYRLMPQGNAILDCSPIAAAGHVITQSYVPISVSQFMDDLAAEDLIGSRCNNDDVVQSNVNKDPSLRSVLSDPLSGSFLEDAMLVSCGHSFGGLTLRRVIETSRCTLCNVDIETGSLIPNLALRAAAAAVKHEDDRRLFRNAALRKRRKEMGEPMDPIRRVNRENGDFTSVDGLQRGVQYPFSVNEKVIIKGNRRTPEKFVGKEAVITSQCLNGWYLLKIIGSGENVRLQYRSLRKLLNTPTMEDQCQLQTVQNSSS; encoded by the exons ATGGTAGTGATCATGCAAGAGcaacatcaacatcatcatcatcatcataaacagcagcagcagcagcaaaaTCCCTCTGCACTGTCACCACAACTCACTACCAATCACCAATCCTCAACAACCGTCACCTCCCTTAGGTCACCGTCCTCCGTCACCACCTCCCTTTGTTCGCCTCTTCATATTGCTTCCCACCGCCAACCCTTACTTCCTGCGCCGGTCGCGGTGGTTCTCCCGTCCGGGGAGCCGGTTTCGACGGCGCCGGTGAATTTTCAGTTGACGAGAGTCCGCCTGTCGGACATTGGTCCTTATGACGGTGCACCGACGGGGACTTATGTTAGGGCAATGGAAACACTGTGTTCTTCTTTGTTGAAGTACAATGCGGCGTTGATTGAATTAGGGAGTGAAGATACTGCTTTGATGCGATGTGGATTGGAAGGTGCTAGATTGTTCTTTAGGAGTAGAGCACATCTCGGTGTTGGAAAGGGAAGCCGTGGGGTTTACATGTATAGGGCAGGAAG AGCTTTGGAGGATTGGGATTCGTCTCCTCCTTGTATGGCTGATATTTTTAGGTGCATGGGAAAGGCTTCTCGTGTTGCTTTGTCTGCTATTGCAAGGCATCTTCGCCTTAGAAGCGA TGTTTTCAACCATCTGCTTGATGATGCTCCATTGCCTGCTAACGAGGTGTCTTCTTCTGTTCTTGTTGGGACCTATTCACATGCTTCTTTACAAAATGGAAAAGGTGCCATCGGAGGCGGTAAGCCTACCGTCAATGGTGAAGTTGAGAAGGGGTTGTTGACCTTGATATCTTCTGACACTCCCGGTCTTCAG GTATGTGACCCCAATGGCCGCTGGTATCTGGCAGACGGTGGGTCTGGGCCTGGAGATCTTTTACTGATAACAGGCCGGGTGCTTAGCCATGCTACTGCAGGCCTACATCCAGCCGCATCATATAGAGCTTCTCCAGATTGTTTTATGAGTCCTAATAGTGGAGGAAG GACTTCACTTGCATATAGACTCATGCCACAGGGCAATGCTATATTAGATTGTTCTCCAATTGCAGCAGCTGGTCATGTTATTACTCAAAGCTATGTCCCAATATCTGTAAGCCAATTTATGGACGACCTTGCTGCCGAAGACCTGATAGGCAGCAGATGTAATAATGATGAC GTTGTTCAAAGCAATGTGAACAAGGACCCGTCATTAAGAAGTGTTCTATCAGATCCTTTGTC TGGCTCATTTTTGGAAGATGCAATGCTTGTCTCATGTGGACATTCTTTTGGTGGTCTCACACTGAGGAGAGTCATTGAAACA tCAAGATGCACCCTCTGCAATGTTGATATTGAGACCGGCTCTCTGATCCCTAATCTTG CTCTTAGAGCTGCAGCTGCTGCTGTCAAGCATGAGGATGATCGAAGGTTATTTCGTAATGCTGCTCTTCGAAAGCGGCGGAAAGAAATGGGTGAACCAATGGATCCAATCAGAAGAGTGAACAGG GAAAATGGAGATTTTACTTCTGTTGATGGACTCCAGCGGGGAGTACAATATCCATTTTCAGTAAAtgagaaagttattatcaaG GGTAACAGGAGAACACCCGAAAAATTTGTTGGGAAAGAAGCTGTCATTACGTCGCAGTGTCTCAATGGCtg GTATTTGCTCAAGATTATTGGATCTGGAGAGAATGTCCGCCTGCAGTATCGTTCTCTCAGGAAGCTCTTAAACACACCAACAATGGAAGACCAGTGTCAGTTGCAGACAGTTCAAAATAGCAGCTCTTAG
- the LOC123917709 gene encoding uncharacterized protein LOC123917709 isoform X6, giving the protein MVVIMQEQHQHHHHHHKQQQQQQNPSALSPQLTTNHQSSTTVTSLRSPSSVTTSLCSPLHIASHRQPLLPAPVAVVLPSGEPVSTAPVNFQLTRVRLSDIGPYDGAPTGTYVRAMETLCSSLLKYNAALIELGSEDTALMRCGLEGARLFFRSRAHLGVGKGSRGVYMYRAGRALEDWDSSPPCMADIFRCMGKASRVALSAIARHLRLRSDVFNHLLDDAPLPANEVSSSVLVGTYSHASLQNGKGAIGGGKPTVNGEVEKGLLTLISSDTPGLQVVQSNVNKDPSLRSVLSDPLSGSFLEDAMLVSCGHSFGGLTLRRVIETSRCTLCNVDIETGSLIPNLALRAAAAAVKHEDDRRLFRNAALRKRRKEMGEPMDPIRRVNRENGDFTSVDGLQRGVQYPFSVNEKVIIKGNRRTPEKFVGKEAVITSQCLNGWYLLKIIGSGENVRLQYRSLRKLLNTPTMEDQCQLQTVQNSSS; this is encoded by the exons ATGGTAGTGATCATGCAAGAGcaacatcaacatcatcatcatcatcataaacagcagcagcagcagcaaaaTCCCTCTGCACTGTCACCACAACTCACTACCAATCACCAATCCTCAACAACCGTCACCTCCCTTAGGTCACCGTCCTCCGTCACCACCTCCCTTTGTTCGCCTCTTCATATTGCTTCCCACCGCCAACCCTTACTTCCTGCGCCGGTCGCGGTGGTTCTCCCGTCCGGGGAGCCGGTTTCGACGGCGCCGGTGAATTTTCAGTTGACGAGAGTCCGCCTGTCGGACATTGGTCCTTATGACGGTGCACCGACGGGGACTTATGTTAGGGCAATGGAAACACTGTGTTCTTCTTTGTTGAAGTACAATGCGGCGTTGATTGAATTAGGGAGTGAAGATACTGCTTTGATGCGATGTGGATTGGAAGGTGCTAGATTGTTCTTTAGGAGTAGAGCACATCTCGGTGTTGGAAAGGGAAGCCGTGGGGTTTACATGTATAGGGCAGGAAG AGCTTTGGAGGATTGGGATTCGTCTCCTCCTTGTATGGCTGATATTTTTAGGTGCATGGGAAAGGCTTCTCGTGTTGCTTTGTCTGCTATTGCAAGGCATCTTCGCCTTAGAAGCGA TGTTTTCAACCATCTGCTTGATGATGCTCCATTGCCTGCTAACGAGGTGTCTTCTTCTGTTCTTGTTGGGACCTATTCACATGCTTCTTTACAAAATGGAAAAGGTGCCATCGGAGGCGGTAAGCCTACCGTCAATGGTGAAGTTGAGAAGGGGTTGTTGACCTTGATATCTTCTGACACTCCCGGTCTTCAG GTTGTTCAAAGCAATGTGAACAAGGACCCGTCATTAAGAAGTGTTCTATCAGATCCTTTGTC TGGCTCATTTTTGGAAGATGCAATGCTTGTCTCATGTGGACATTCTTTTGGTGGTCTCACACTGAGGAGAGTCATTGAAACA tCAAGATGCACCCTCTGCAATGTTGATATTGAGACCGGCTCTCTGATCCCTAATCTTG CTCTTAGAGCTGCAGCTGCTGCTGTCAAGCATGAGGATGATCGAAGGTTATTTCGTAATGCTGCTCTTCGAAAGCGGCGGAAAGAAATGGGTGAACCAATGGATCCAATCAGAAGAGTGAACAGG GAAAATGGAGATTTTACTTCTGTTGATGGACTCCAGCGGGGAGTACAATATCCATTTTCAGTAAAtgagaaagttattatcaaG GGTAACAGGAGAACACCCGAAAAATTTGTTGGGAAAGAAGCTGTCATTACGTCGCAGTGTCTCAATGGCtg GTATTTGCTCAAGATTATTGGATCTGGAGAGAATGTCCGCCTGCAGTATCGTTCTCTCAGGAAGCTCTTAAACACACCAACAATGGAAGACCAGTGTCAGTTGCAGACAGTTCAAAATAGCAGCTCTTAG
- the LOC123917709 gene encoding uncharacterized protein LOC123917709 isoform X2 has protein sequence MVVIMQEQHQHHHHHHKQQQQQQNPSALSPQLTTNHQSSTTVTSLRSPSSVTTSLCSPLHIASHRQPLLPAPVAVVLPSGEPVSTAPVNFQLTRVRLSDIGPYDGAPTGTYVRAMETLCSSLLKYNAALIELGSEDTALMRCGLEGARLFFRSRAHLGVGKGSRGVYMYRAGRALEDWDSSPPCMADIFRCMGKASRVALSAIARHLRLRSDVFNHLLDDAPLPANEVSSSVLVGTYSHASLQNGKGAIGGGKPTVNGEVEKGLLTLISSDTPGLQVCDPNGRWYLADGGSGPGDLLLITGRVLSHATAGLHPAASYRASPDCFMSPNSGGRTSLAYRLMPQGNAILDCSPIAAAGHVITQSYVPISVSQFMDDLAAEDLIGSRCNNDDVVQSNVNKDPSLRSVLSDPLSGSFLEDAMLVSCGHSFGGLTLRRVIETSRCTLCNVDIETGSLIPNLALRAAAAAVKHEDDRRLFRNAALRKRRKEMGEPMDPIRRVNRENGDFTSVDGLQRGVQYPFSVNEKVIIKENTRKICWERSCHYVAVSQWLVFAQDYWIWRECPPAVSFSQEALKHTNNGRPVSVADSSK, from the exons ATGGTAGTGATCATGCAAGAGcaacatcaacatcatcatcatcatcataaacagcagcagcagcagcaaaaTCCCTCTGCACTGTCACCACAACTCACTACCAATCACCAATCCTCAACAACCGTCACCTCCCTTAGGTCACCGTCCTCCGTCACCACCTCCCTTTGTTCGCCTCTTCATATTGCTTCCCACCGCCAACCCTTACTTCCTGCGCCGGTCGCGGTGGTTCTCCCGTCCGGGGAGCCGGTTTCGACGGCGCCGGTGAATTTTCAGTTGACGAGAGTCCGCCTGTCGGACATTGGTCCTTATGACGGTGCACCGACGGGGACTTATGTTAGGGCAATGGAAACACTGTGTTCTTCTTTGTTGAAGTACAATGCGGCGTTGATTGAATTAGGGAGTGAAGATACTGCTTTGATGCGATGTGGATTGGAAGGTGCTAGATTGTTCTTTAGGAGTAGAGCACATCTCGGTGTTGGAAAGGGAAGCCGTGGGGTTTACATGTATAGGGCAGGAAG AGCTTTGGAGGATTGGGATTCGTCTCCTCCTTGTATGGCTGATATTTTTAGGTGCATGGGAAAGGCTTCTCGTGTTGCTTTGTCTGCTATTGCAAGGCATCTTCGCCTTAGAAGCGA TGTTTTCAACCATCTGCTTGATGATGCTCCATTGCCTGCTAACGAGGTGTCTTCTTCTGTTCTTGTTGGGACCTATTCACATGCTTCTTTACAAAATGGAAAAGGTGCCATCGGAGGCGGTAAGCCTACCGTCAATGGTGAAGTTGAGAAGGGGTTGTTGACCTTGATATCTTCTGACACTCCCGGTCTTCAG GTATGTGACCCCAATGGCCGCTGGTATCTGGCAGACGGTGGGTCTGGGCCTGGAGATCTTTTACTGATAACAGGCCGGGTGCTTAGCCATGCTACTGCAGGCCTACATCCAGCCGCATCATATAGAGCTTCTCCAGATTGTTTTATGAGTCCTAATAGTGGAGGAAG GACTTCACTTGCATATAGACTCATGCCACAGGGCAATGCTATATTAGATTGTTCTCCAATTGCAGCAGCTGGTCATGTTATTACTCAAAGCTATGTCCCAATATCTGTAAGCCAATTTATGGACGACCTTGCTGCCGAAGACCTGATAGGCAGCAGATGTAATAATGATGAC GTTGTTCAAAGCAATGTGAACAAGGACCCGTCATTAAGAAGTGTTCTATCAGATCCTTTGTC TGGCTCATTTTTGGAAGATGCAATGCTTGTCTCATGTGGACATTCTTTTGGTGGTCTCACACTGAGGAGAGTCATTGAAACA tCAAGATGCACCCTCTGCAATGTTGATATTGAGACCGGCTCTCTGATCCCTAATCTTG CTCTTAGAGCTGCAGCTGCTGCTGTCAAGCATGAGGATGATCGAAGGTTATTTCGTAATGCTGCTCTTCGAAAGCGGCGGAAAGAAATGGGTGAACCAATGGATCCAATCAGAAGAGTGAACAGG GAAAATGGAGATTTTACTTCTGTTGATGGACTCCAGCGGGGAGTACAATATCCATTTTCAGTAAAtgagaaagttattatcaaG GAGAACACCCGAAAAATTTGTTGGGAAAGAAGCTGTCATTACGTCGCAGTGTCTCAATGGCtg GTATTTGCTCAAGATTATTGGATCTGGAGAGAATGTCCGCCTGCAGTATCGTTCTCTCAGGAAGCTCTTAAACACACCAACAATGGAAGACCAGTGTCAGTTGCAGACAGTTCAAAATAG
- the LOC123917709 gene encoding uncharacterized protein LOC123917709 isoform X4, producing the protein MVVIMQEQHQHHHHHHKQQQQQQNPSALSPQLTTNHQSSTTVTSLRSPSSVTTSLCSPLHIASHRQPLLPAPVAVVLPSGEPVSTAPVNFQLTRVRLSDIGPYDGAPTGTYVRAMETLCSSLLKYNAALIELGSEDTALMRCGLEGARLFFRSRAHLGVGKGSRGVYMYRAGRALEDWDSSPPCMADIFRCMGKASRVALSAIARHLRLRSDVFNHLLDDAPLPANEVSSSVLVGTYSHASLQNGKGAIGGGKPTVNGEVEKGLLTLISSDTPGLQVCDPNGRWYLADGGSGPGDLLLITGRVLSHATAGLHPAASYRASPDCFMSPNSGGRTSLAYRLMPQGNAILDCSPIAAAGHVITQSYVPISVSQFMDDLAAEDLIGSRCNNDDVVQSNVNKDPSLRSVLSDPLSGSFLEDAMLVSCGHSFGGLTLRRVIETCKVEPSGVLCFAGTAVVAANHIRIAASHTLQTTPGLSRCSSRASFLSELTLPAFFGQLFVFCQDAPSAMLILRPAL; encoded by the exons ATGGTAGTGATCATGCAAGAGcaacatcaacatcatcatcatcatcataaacagcagcagcagcagcaaaaTCCCTCTGCACTGTCACCACAACTCACTACCAATCACCAATCCTCAACAACCGTCACCTCCCTTAGGTCACCGTCCTCCGTCACCACCTCCCTTTGTTCGCCTCTTCATATTGCTTCCCACCGCCAACCCTTACTTCCTGCGCCGGTCGCGGTGGTTCTCCCGTCCGGGGAGCCGGTTTCGACGGCGCCGGTGAATTTTCAGTTGACGAGAGTCCGCCTGTCGGACATTGGTCCTTATGACGGTGCACCGACGGGGACTTATGTTAGGGCAATGGAAACACTGTGTTCTTCTTTGTTGAAGTACAATGCGGCGTTGATTGAATTAGGGAGTGAAGATACTGCTTTGATGCGATGTGGATTGGAAGGTGCTAGATTGTTCTTTAGGAGTAGAGCACATCTCGGTGTTGGAAAGGGAAGCCGTGGGGTTTACATGTATAGGGCAGGAAG AGCTTTGGAGGATTGGGATTCGTCTCCTCCTTGTATGGCTGATATTTTTAGGTGCATGGGAAAGGCTTCTCGTGTTGCTTTGTCTGCTATTGCAAGGCATCTTCGCCTTAGAAGCGA TGTTTTCAACCATCTGCTTGATGATGCTCCATTGCCTGCTAACGAGGTGTCTTCTTCTGTTCTTGTTGGGACCTATTCACATGCTTCTTTACAAAATGGAAAAGGTGCCATCGGAGGCGGTAAGCCTACCGTCAATGGTGAAGTTGAGAAGGGGTTGTTGACCTTGATATCTTCTGACACTCCCGGTCTTCAG GTATGTGACCCCAATGGCCGCTGGTATCTGGCAGACGGTGGGTCTGGGCCTGGAGATCTTTTACTGATAACAGGCCGGGTGCTTAGCCATGCTACTGCAGGCCTACATCCAGCCGCATCATATAGAGCTTCTCCAGATTGTTTTATGAGTCCTAATAGTGGAGGAAG GACTTCACTTGCATATAGACTCATGCCACAGGGCAATGCTATATTAGATTGTTCTCCAATTGCAGCAGCTGGTCATGTTATTACTCAAAGCTATGTCCCAATATCTGTAAGCCAATTTATGGACGACCTTGCTGCCGAAGACCTGATAGGCAGCAGATGTAATAATGATGAC GTTGTTCAAAGCAATGTGAACAAGGACCCGTCATTAAGAAGTGTTCTATCAGATCCTTTGTC TGGCTCATTTTTGGAAGATGCAATGCTTGTCTCATGTGGACATTCTTTTGGTGGTCTCACACTGAGGAGAGTCATTGAAACA TGCAAAGTGGAGCCCTCTGGTGTGTTGTGTTTTGCAGGGACGGCTGTTGTGGCTGCAAATCACATCAGAATCGCAGCCTCTCACACACTGCAGACAACACCAGGACTTTCTCGCTGTTCATCGCGGGCTTCCTTCCTCTCAGAACTAACTCTACCTGCATTTTTCGGCCAGCTTTTCGTTTTCTG tCAAGATGCACCCTCTGCAATGTTGATATTGAGACCGGCTCTCTGA
- the LOC123917709 gene encoding uncharacterized protein LOC123917709 isoform X5 encodes MVVIMQEQHQHHHHHHKQQQQQQNPSALSPQLTTNHQSSTTVTSLRSPSSVTTSLCSPLHIASHRQPLLPAPVAVVLPSGEPVSTAPVNFQLTRVRLSDIGPYDGAPTGTYVRAMETLCSSLLKYNAALIELGSEDTALMRCGLEGARLFFRSRAHLGVGKGSRGVYMYRAGRALEDWDSSPPCMADIFRCMGKASRVALSAIARHLRLRSDVFNHLLDDAPLPANEVSSSVLVGTYSHASLQNGKGAIGGGKPTVNGEVEKGLLTLISSDTPGLQVCDPNGRWYLADGGSGPGDLLLITGRVLSHATAGLHPAASYRASPDCFMSPNSGGRTSLAYRLMPQGNAILDCSPIAAAGHVITQSYVPISVSQFMDDLAAEDLIGSRCNNDDVVQSNVNKDPSLRSVLSDPLSGSFLEDAMLVSCGHSFGGLTLRRVIETNKSFIWGREVLVQKLELRTAEVRISSHGPLANASQDAPSAMLILRPAL; translated from the exons ATGGTAGTGATCATGCAAGAGcaacatcaacatcatcatcatcatcataaacagcagcagcagcagcaaaaTCCCTCTGCACTGTCACCACAACTCACTACCAATCACCAATCCTCAACAACCGTCACCTCCCTTAGGTCACCGTCCTCCGTCACCACCTCCCTTTGTTCGCCTCTTCATATTGCTTCCCACCGCCAACCCTTACTTCCTGCGCCGGTCGCGGTGGTTCTCCCGTCCGGGGAGCCGGTTTCGACGGCGCCGGTGAATTTTCAGTTGACGAGAGTCCGCCTGTCGGACATTGGTCCTTATGACGGTGCACCGACGGGGACTTATGTTAGGGCAATGGAAACACTGTGTTCTTCTTTGTTGAAGTACAATGCGGCGTTGATTGAATTAGGGAGTGAAGATACTGCTTTGATGCGATGTGGATTGGAAGGTGCTAGATTGTTCTTTAGGAGTAGAGCACATCTCGGTGTTGGAAAGGGAAGCCGTGGGGTTTACATGTATAGGGCAGGAAG AGCTTTGGAGGATTGGGATTCGTCTCCTCCTTGTATGGCTGATATTTTTAGGTGCATGGGAAAGGCTTCTCGTGTTGCTTTGTCTGCTATTGCAAGGCATCTTCGCCTTAGAAGCGA TGTTTTCAACCATCTGCTTGATGATGCTCCATTGCCTGCTAACGAGGTGTCTTCTTCTGTTCTTGTTGGGACCTATTCACATGCTTCTTTACAAAATGGAAAAGGTGCCATCGGAGGCGGTAAGCCTACCGTCAATGGTGAAGTTGAGAAGGGGTTGTTGACCTTGATATCTTCTGACACTCCCGGTCTTCAG GTATGTGACCCCAATGGCCGCTGGTATCTGGCAGACGGTGGGTCTGGGCCTGGAGATCTTTTACTGATAACAGGCCGGGTGCTTAGCCATGCTACTGCAGGCCTACATCCAGCCGCATCATATAGAGCTTCTCCAGATTGTTTTATGAGTCCTAATAGTGGAGGAAG GACTTCACTTGCATATAGACTCATGCCACAGGGCAATGCTATATTAGATTGTTCTCCAATTGCAGCAGCTGGTCATGTTATTACTCAAAGCTATGTCCCAATATCTGTAAGCCAATTTATGGACGACCTTGCTGCCGAAGACCTGATAGGCAGCAGATGTAATAATGATGAC GTTGTTCAAAGCAATGTGAACAAGGACCCGTCATTAAGAAGTGTTCTATCAGATCCTTTGTC TGGCTCATTTTTGGAAGATGCAATGCTTGTCTCATGTGGACATTCTTTTGGTGGTCTCACACTGAGGAGAGTCATTGAAACA AATAAATCTTTCATATGGGGAAGGGAAGTCTTGGTACAAAAGTTGGAGTTACGTACTGCCGAGGTCAGGATTTCAAGTCACGGGCCTCTTGCAAATGCAAG tCAAGATGCACCCTCTGCAATGTTGATATTGAGACCGGCTCTCTGA
- the LOC123917709 gene encoding uncharacterized protein LOC123917709 isoform X3 codes for MVVIMQEQHQHHHHHHKQQQQQQNPSALSPQLTTNHQSSTTVTSLRSPSSVTTSLCSPLHIASHRQPLLPAPVAVVLPSGEPVSTAPVNFQLTRVRLSDIGPYDGAPTGTYVRAMETLCSSLLKYNAALIELGSEDTALMRCGLEGARLFFRSRAHLGVGKGSRGVYMYRAGRALEDWDSSPPCMADIFRCMGKASRVALSAIARHLRLRSDVFNHLLDDAPLPANEVSSSVLVGTYSHASLQNGKGAIGGGKPTVNGEVEKGLLTLISSDTPGLQVCDPNGRWYLADGGSGPGDLLLITGRVLSHATAGLHPAASYRASPDCFMSPNSGGRTSLAYRLMPQGNAILDCSPIAAAGHVITQSYVPISVSQFMDDLAAEDLIGSRCNNDDVVQSNVNKDPSLRSVLSDPLSGSFLEDAMLVSCGHSFGGLTLRRVIETCKVEPSGVLCFAGTAVVAANHIRIAASHTLQTTPGLSRCSSRASFLSELTLPAFFGQLFVFWQVQDPNLFLMQGQCDNCVLF; via the exons ATGGTAGTGATCATGCAAGAGcaacatcaacatcatcatcatcatcataaacagcagcagcagcagcaaaaTCCCTCTGCACTGTCACCACAACTCACTACCAATCACCAATCCTCAACAACCGTCACCTCCCTTAGGTCACCGTCCTCCGTCACCACCTCCCTTTGTTCGCCTCTTCATATTGCTTCCCACCGCCAACCCTTACTTCCTGCGCCGGTCGCGGTGGTTCTCCCGTCCGGGGAGCCGGTTTCGACGGCGCCGGTGAATTTTCAGTTGACGAGAGTCCGCCTGTCGGACATTGGTCCTTATGACGGTGCACCGACGGGGACTTATGTTAGGGCAATGGAAACACTGTGTTCTTCTTTGTTGAAGTACAATGCGGCGTTGATTGAATTAGGGAGTGAAGATACTGCTTTGATGCGATGTGGATTGGAAGGTGCTAGATTGTTCTTTAGGAGTAGAGCACATCTCGGTGTTGGAAAGGGAAGCCGTGGGGTTTACATGTATAGGGCAGGAAG AGCTTTGGAGGATTGGGATTCGTCTCCTCCTTGTATGGCTGATATTTTTAGGTGCATGGGAAAGGCTTCTCGTGTTGCTTTGTCTGCTATTGCAAGGCATCTTCGCCTTAGAAGCGA TGTTTTCAACCATCTGCTTGATGATGCTCCATTGCCTGCTAACGAGGTGTCTTCTTCTGTTCTTGTTGGGACCTATTCACATGCTTCTTTACAAAATGGAAAAGGTGCCATCGGAGGCGGTAAGCCTACCGTCAATGGTGAAGTTGAGAAGGGGTTGTTGACCTTGATATCTTCTGACACTCCCGGTCTTCAG GTATGTGACCCCAATGGCCGCTGGTATCTGGCAGACGGTGGGTCTGGGCCTGGAGATCTTTTACTGATAACAGGCCGGGTGCTTAGCCATGCTACTGCAGGCCTACATCCAGCCGCATCATATAGAGCTTCTCCAGATTGTTTTATGAGTCCTAATAGTGGAGGAAG GACTTCACTTGCATATAGACTCATGCCACAGGGCAATGCTATATTAGATTGTTCTCCAATTGCAGCAGCTGGTCATGTTATTACTCAAAGCTATGTCCCAATATCTGTAAGCCAATTTATGGACGACCTTGCTGCCGAAGACCTGATAGGCAGCAGATGTAATAATGATGAC GTTGTTCAAAGCAATGTGAACAAGGACCCGTCATTAAGAAGTGTTCTATCAGATCCTTTGTC TGGCTCATTTTTGGAAGATGCAATGCTTGTCTCATGTGGACATTCTTTTGGTGGTCTCACACTGAGGAGAGTCATTGAAACA TGCAAAGTGGAGCCCTCTGGTGTGTTGTGTTTTGCAGGGACGGCTGTTGTGGCTGCAAATCACATCAGAATCGCAGCCTCTCACACACTGCAGACAACACCAGGACTTTCTCGCTGTTCATCGCGGGCTTCCTTCCTCTCAGAACTAACTCTACCTGCATTTTTCGGCCAGCTTTTCGTTTTCTGGCAAGTTCAGGACCCCAACTTGTTTCTGATGCAAGGGCAATGTGACAACTGTGTTTTGTTTTAG